The following are encoded in a window of Cryobacterium sp. CG_9.6 genomic DNA:
- a CDS encoding flavin reductase family protein yields MNDTTASRITDASTPPLASDPNAPLDLAAFKHAFRRHAAGVAAVTTLTAEGKPVGFTATSLASLSAVPPLATFNMARSASTWPAIVENDHVIIHMLGARSRAVAEKLAGPNEQRFVGDHWHVGPYGLPVLNDVTSWMLGRIVERVSVHNSAIVVVQIEDGGIGADDDALLYHERAYRIPGEAV; encoded by the coding sequence ATGAATGACACGACCGCGTCCCGAATTACCGACGCCTCCACGCCTCCACTTGCGTCCGACCCAAATGCCCCGCTCGATCTTGCGGCCTTTAAACACGCGTTCCGTCGGCATGCAGCGGGGGTGGCGGCCGTGACCACGCTCACCGCCGAGGGAAAACCTGTCGGTTTCACCGCTACCAGTCTCGCGTCGCTCTCGGCGGTGCCGCCCCTCGCGACGTTCAACATGGCGCGGTCTGCGAGCACCTGGCCGGCGATTGTCGAGAACGACCACGTCATCATCCACATGCTCGGTGCCCGGTCCCGGGCCGTCGCGGAAAAACTCGCTGGGCCCAACGAGCAGCGCTTTGTCGGTGACCACTGGCATGTGGGTCCGTATGGTCTGCCTGTTCTTAATGACGTCACGTCGTGGATGCTTGGCCGCATCGTTGAGCGCGTATCCGTGCATAACAGCGCCATCGTGGTCGTGCAGATCGAAGACGGTGGAATCGGAGCCGACGACGACGCGCTCCTATACCACGAGCGTGCGTACCGCATCCCTGGGGAGGCCGTCTAG
- a CDS encoding lysophospholipid acyltransferase family protein, translating to MRPIEPIYNTAITVGRALFGSLRLRASVEGAENLPHEGGAVLAITHFGYLDFALVEWRMWKRNRRHIRFMAKKGAFDQPLVGRLLRGMHHISVDMTAGAAAYGEAVTALRSGEVLGVFPEGGVNASFTVRNLKTGTVRMAAEAGVPIIPVAVWGGHRLLTKNHKPVLRELFGVPVQFAVGEAFTVSADDDTAVVTEKLHATMQSLVDGLQARYPVAGTAQWWQPAHLGGSAPTPEAAAAVEAERQRRKAANRAT from the coding sequence ATGAGACCGATAGAGCCGATCTACAACACCGCCATCACGGTTGGCCGAGCACTCTTTGGTTCCCTCCGCCTACGGGCATCCGTTGAGGGGGCCGAGAACCTGCCACATGAGGGCGGCGCCGTGCTCGCAATCACCCATTTCGGTTATCTGGACTTTGCCCTCGTGGAGTGGCGGATGTGGAAGCGGAACCGCCGACACATCCGCTTCATGGCTAAGAAGGGTGCCTTCGACCAGCCTCTGGTGGGACGGCTCCTCCGCGGTATGCACCATATTTCCGTGGACATGACAGCGGGTGCCGCCGCCTATGGCGAGGCCGTGACCGCCTTGCGCTCGGGAGAGGTGCTGGGTGTTTTCCCCGAGGGTGGAGTGAACGCATCGTTCACGGTGCGTAACCTGAAGACGGGAACGGTTCGGATGGCCGCAGAGGCCGGTGTTCCGATCATTCCCGTTGCCGTCTGGGGAGGGCACCGGTTGCTAACGAAGAATCACAAGCCCGTGCTGCGTGAACTCTTCGGTGTGCCGGTTCAGTTTGCAGTGGGGGAGGCGTTCACGGTGTCGGCTGATGATGACACCGCCGTCGTGACGGAAAAACTTCACGCCACAATGCAGAGTCTTGTGGATGGCTTGCAAGCGAGATATCCGGTGGCCGGAACCGCTCAGTGGTGGCAGCCCGCTCACCTGGGTGGCAGCGCTCCCACGCCCGAAGCAGCCGCCGCGGTGGAGGCGGAGCGACAGCGTCGCAAAGCCGCCAACCGGGCCACGTAG
- a CDS encoding HNH endonuclease signature motif containing protein — protein MFTTMKSGPEVVALLQQASDLIGDALDGVHFTLLDDDAALSVMGALEAVGRRVDGGRIWSAADVGMRAETSRGHDSLAWKSGCRTKYELITGITRVSASEAKRRMRLGGIVTGTAAATSGLLGQSVTVRHPAVAEALTSGNLGVDAADVIVAALEQISSRVAPDDLDRAERALVASATGAITPETEGLPGAGIAFSADLIRAQAHEWGAILDPDGAAPSDEQTAATSTVGFGLLKNGLYPLRGGVTPELRGVMNGVFATFISAHATPAFPSAEDQARMEAGELIPGAEEMCDDRTGGEKCADILRAVFDKTARDPKTPRMGGAAPTVMVHVNSRDLKNGRGVGWIDGVDAPISLKAVQERLCAGGYQQVIIGDNGQVLHLGEKERFFSPAQRRAIAARDGGCVIPGCTIAAAWCEVHHVFPWQFNGPTNIDNGCLLCWYHHHSIDTSGWQIKMVGGRPWILGPVLFDPGQTWRPAASHRANTPSTDPPWASDR, from the coding sequence ATGTTCACGACGATGAAGTCCGGTCCCGAAGTGGTCGCCCTGCTGCAGCAGGCCAGCGATCTGATCGGTGACGCTCTCGACGGAGTACACTTCACCCTCCTCGACGATGACGCCGCCCTGAGTGTGATGGGAGCGTTGGAGGCGGTGGGGCGCCGGGTGGATGGTGGCCGGATCTGGTCCGCCGCCGACGTGGGCATGCGCGCCGAAACTAGTCGTGGCCACGACTCCCTCGCGTGGAAAAGCGGATGCCGCACCAAGTACGAACTCATCACCGGCATCACCCGGGTGTCCGCCTCCGAAGCCAAGCGGCGGATGCGCCTCGGAGGCATCGTCACCGGTACTGCCGCGGCCACGAGTGGCCTGCTTGGCCAGTCGGTCACGGTGCGACACCCGGCCGTCGCCGAGGCGCTCACGTCAGGGAACCTCGGCGTGGACGCCGCCGACGTGATTGTGGCGGCGTTGGAGCAGATCTCTTCCCGGGTTGCCCCGGACGATCTCGACCGGGCCGAGCGCGCTCTCGTCGCCTCGGCAACCGGAGCGATCACCCCCGAGACCGAGGGACTTCCCGGGGCAGGGATTGCGTTCTCGGCCGATTTGATTCGGGCGCAAGCGCACGAGTGGGGCGCGATCCTGGACCCCGATGGCGCCGCGCCGAGTGATGAGCAGACCGCCGCGACCAGCACTGTTGGGTTCGGACTCCTGAAGAACGGGTTGTATCCGCTGCGAGGCGGAGTGACACCCGAACTGCGCGGCGTGATGAACGGTGTCTTCGCCACCTTCATTAGCGCCCATGCGACACCCGCATTCCCGTCGGCCGAGGATCAGGCCCGCATGGAGGCCGGGGAACTGATCCCGGGAGCGGAAGAGATGTGTGATGACCGCACCGGCGGGGAGAAATGCGCCGACATCCTCCGGGCCGTGTTTGACAAGACAGCACGGGACCCGAAAACACCCCGGATGGGCGGCGCTGCCCCGACGGTGATGGTGCACGTGAATTCCCGAGACCTGAAAAACGGGCGCGGAGTGGGCTGGATTGACGGCGTGGATGCCCCGATCAGTCTCAAGGCCGTGCAGGAGCGGCTGTGCGCGGGCGGGTATCAGCAAGTGATCATCGGCGACAACGGCCAGGTACTGCACCTCGGGGAGAAGGAACGGTTCTTCAGCCCGGCGCAGCGCCGGGCGATTGCCGCCCGCGATGGGGGCTGCGTTATTCCCGGGTGCACCATTGCGGCCGCGTGGTGTGAGGTGCATCACGTGTTCCCGTGGCAGTTCAATGGACCCACGAATATTGATAACGGGTGTTTGCTGTGCTGGTACCACCACCACAGCATCGACACGTCCGGGTGGCAGATCAAGATGGTGGGTGGCAGACCCTGGATTCTTGGGCCCGTGCTCTTTGACCCCGGTCAGACGTGGCGACCGGCCGCTAGTCACCGGGCCAACACCCCCAGCACCGACCCGCCCTGGGCATCCGATCGCTAA
- the dnaE gene encoding DNA polymerase III subunit alpha, which yields MSTSSTSTDSFVHLHVHSEYSMLDGAARVKPLINAAIEQKMPAVAITDHGNVFGAFDFWRTARDAGIKPIIGTEAYITPGTDRRDKTRVRWGTGAQNRDDVGGSGSYTHMTLLSETTEGMHNLFRLSSKASLEGYYFKPRMDRELLSQYSTGLIGTTGCVGGEVQTRLRLGQYAEAKKAAGDFQDIFGKENFFCEIMDHGIDIERRTMTDLLKLAKELDLPLLATNDLHYTHAHDATAHAALLCVQSASTLDDPNRFKFDSNEFYLKTAAQMRHMFRDHPESCDNTLLIAERCDVEFNTKANYMPRFPCPEGENEESWFVKENEIGLAKRYPLGIPDDVRKRADYEIGIIIQMGFPGYFLVVADFIMWSKQQGIRVGPGRGSGAGSMVAYAMGITDLDPLVHGLIFERFLNPDRVSMPDFDVDFDERRRGEVIRYVTDKYGEERVAQIVTYGTIKAKQALKDASRVLGFPFGMGDKLTKAMPPAIMGKDVPLTGMFDKDHPRYREAADFRAVIESDPEARTVFDTALGLENLKRQWGVHAAGVIMSSDPLIDIIPIMKREADGQVVTQFDYPASESLGLIKMDFLGLRNLTIIDDTLDNIEVNRGHRPVLEELGLEDPAAYELLARGDTLGVFQLDGGPMRSLLRLMKPDNFEDISAVIALYRPGPMGANSHTNYALRKTGQQEIIPIHPELEEALADVIGNTYGLIVYQEQVMSIAQKLAGFSLGEADLLRRAMGKKKKSELDKQFEGFSSGMKANGYSMDAVTTVWNILLPFSDYAFNKAHSAAYGVLSYWTAYLKAEYPAEYMAALLTSVGDSRDKLALYLNECRRMGIQVLAPDVNESIGFFAAVGTDIRFGLGAVRNVGFNVVDAIRATRESKGRFESFHDFLRKVPLPVANKRTIESLVKAGAFDSLGATRRGMVEIHESAVESAVKIKREEVNGNIGFDFDSLFDEPQDTDQVPERPEWSKKEKLAFERDMLGLYVSDHPLAGLEIPLAKHASTTIADLIASETAEDGDTVTVAGLITSVQHRTAKKSGNQYGMIQVEDFGGEITAMFMGKAYVEFAPDLVNDSVVVVRGRVSMRDDGMNLHAFSVFQPELGQASDQSTLSVTLAEARATTETVQALGEILTRHAGDAEVRIKLVKGETARVFELPHRVKVSADLFGELKSILGPNCLS from the coding sequence GTGAGTACTTCTTCGACCTCGACGGATTCGTTCGTACACCTTCACGTACACAGCGAGTACTCGATGCTCGACGGGGCGGCGAGAGTCAAGCCCCTGATCAACGCCGCCATCGAACAAAAGATGCCCGCGGTCGCGATCACCGATCACGGAAACGTGTTCGGGGCTTTCGACTTCTGGCGCACCGCCCGTGATGCCGGCATCAAGCCCATCATCGGCACCGAGGCGTACATCACCCCCGGCACTGACCGGCGGGACAAGACGCGTGTGCGCTGGGGTACCGGCGCCCAGAACCGCGACGACGTTGGTGGTAGCGGCTCGTATACGCACATGACGCTCCTCTCCGAGACCACGGAGGGAATGCATAACCTTTTCCGGCTGTCGTCGAAGGCGAGCCTCGAGGGTTACTACTTCAAGCCCCGTATGGACCGTGAACTGCTCAGTCAGTACTCGACGGGTCTGATCGGGACCACCGGTTGCGTGGGTGGCGAGGTGCAGACCAGGCTCCGGCTCGGGCAGTACGCCGAGGCCAAGAAAGCGGCCGGCGACTTTCAGGACATTTTCGGCAAGGAGAACTTCTTCTGCGAGATCATGGACCACGGCATCGACATCGAGCGCCGCACCATGACCGATCTGCTCAAGCTCGCCAAGGAACTTGACCTGCCCCTGCTCGCCACGAACGACCTGCACTACACGCACGCGCACGACGCCACGGCGCACGCCGCCCTGCTCTGCGTGCAATCGGCATCCACTTTGGACGACCCGAACCGGTTCAAATTTGATTCCAACGAGTTCTACCTCAAGACCGCGGCGCAGATGCGTCACATGTTTCGGGATCACCCGGAATCGTGCGACAACACCCTGCTCATTGCCGAGCGGTGCGACGTGGAATTCAACACCAAAGCCAACTACATGCCCCGTTTCCCGTGCCCCGAGGGGGAGAACGAGGAGAGTTGGTTCGTCAAGGAGAACGAGATTGGGCTGGCCAAGCGCTACCCCCTGGGTATCCCGGACGACGTGCGGAAGCGCGCGGACTACGAAATCGGCATCATCATTCAGATGGGGTTCCCCGGCTATTTCCTCGTCGTGGCCGACTTCATCATGTGGTCGAAGCAGCAGGGCATTCGCGTGGGGCCGGGCCGTGGTTCGGGAGCCGGATCCATGGTGGCCTACGCGATGGGCATCACCGACCTTGACCCGCTCGTGCACGGGCTCATCTTCGAGCGGTTCCTGAACCCGGACCGCGTCTCCATGCCCGACTTCGACGTGGACTTCGACGAGCGTCGTCGCGGCGAGGTGATTCGCTACGTCACTGACAAGTATGGCGAGGAGCGCGTCGCGCAGATCGTCACCTACGGCACCATCAAGGCCAAGCAAGCCCTCAAGGACGCCAGCCGCGTTCTCGGTTTCCCCTTTGGAATGGGTGACAAGCTCACCAAGGCCATGCCGCCGGCCATCATGGGCAAGGACGTGCCCCTCACGGGTATGTTCGACAAGGACCACCCCCGCTATCGTGAAGCGGCTGATTTTCGTGCCGTGATCGAATCCGACCCCGAGGCCAGAACGGTGTTCGATACCGCACTGGGACTCGAAAACCTCAAGCGTCAGTGGGGTGTGCACGCGGCCGGTGTCATCATGTCATCCGACCCGCTCATCGACATCATCCCCATCATGAAGCGTGAGGCCGACGGCCAGGTCGTCACCCAGTTCGACTATCCGGCCTCGGAGTCACTGGGCCTGATCAAGATGGACTTCCTCGGGCTTCGCAACCTGACGATCATTGACGATACCCTCGACAACATCGAGGTCAACCGCGGGCATCGCCCCGTGCTCGAAGAACTGGGTCTCGAGGACCCGGCCGCCTACGAACTGCTCGCGCGCGGCGACACGCTCGGAGTCTTTCAGCTCGACGGCGGACCCATGCGCTCGTTGTTGCGACTGATGAAGCCGGACAACTTCGAAGACATCTCGGCCGTCATCGCCCTCTACCGTCCGGGCCCCATGGGTGCTAACTCCCACACGAACTACGCGCTGCGCAAAACCGGGCAGCAGGAGATCATTCCGATCCACCCGGAACTCGAAGAGGCGTTGGCCGACGTGATCGGCAACACCTATGGGCTCATCGTGTATCAGGAGCAGGTGATGTCGATTGCCCAGAAACTTGCCGGGTTTTCGCTCGGTGAGGCCGACCTGTTGCGGCGTGCCATGGGTAAAAAGAAGAAGTCTGAGCTGGACAAACAGTTCGAGGGCTTCTCCAGCGGTATGAAGGCCAACGGTTATTCCATGGATGCCGTCACCACGGTGTGGAACATCCTGCTGCCCTTCTCCGACTATGCCTTCAACAAGGCCCACTCGGCGGCCTACGGCGTGCTGTCGTACTGGACCGCTTACCTCAAGGCGGAGTACCCGGCAGAGTACATGGCCGCTCTGCTCACGAGCGTGGGTGATTCCCGCGACAAGCTGGCGCTGTATCTGAACGAGTGCCGCCGAATGGGCATTCAGGTTCTTGCACCCGATGTGAATGAGTCGATCGGGTTCTTTGCGGCCGTGGGCACAGACATCCGCTTCGGACTCGGTGCTGTTCGAAACGTGGGCTTCAACGTTGTCGACGCCATTCGTGCCACTCGCGAGTCCAAGGGACGCTTCGAGTCGTTCCACGATTTTCTTCGCAAGGTGCCGCTTCCGGTGGCTAACAAGCGCACGATCGAATCCCTCGTGAAGGCGGGCGCGTTTGACTCGCTCGGGGCGACCCGACGCGGAATGGTGGAGATTCACGAGTCTGCGGTCGAGTCGGCCGTGAAGATCAAGCGCGAAGAGGTGAACGGCAACATTGGTTTCGACTTCGACAGTCTCTTTGATGAGCCGCAGGACACCGATCAGGTGCCCGAGCGACCCGAGTGGAGCAAGAAGGAGAAGCTCGCGTTCGAGCGCGACATGCTGGGGCTGTACGTGTCGGATCACCCGCTCGCGGGGTTGGAGATTCCGCTGGCCAAGCACGCCAGCACGACGATTGCGGATCTGATTGCGTCGGAGACCGCCGAAGACGGCGATACCGTCACGGTTGCTGGCCTCATCACCAGTGTGCAGCACCGCACGGCGAAGAAGTCGGGAAATCAGTACGGCATGATTCAGGTCGAAGACTTCGGCGGTGAGATCACAGCCATGTTCATGGGCAAGGCCTATGTGGAATTCGCGCCGGACTTGGTGAACGACTCGGTTGTGGTGGTTCGCGGACGCGTGAGCATGCGCGATGACGGCATGAATCTGCACGCGTTCAGCGTCTTCCAGCCCGAGCTGGGTCAGGCTTCTGACCAGAGCACCCTGTCGGTGACCCTGGCCGAAGCCCGCGCCACGACCGAAACGGTGCAGGCACTGGGCGAGATTCTCACCCGGCACGCCGGTGACGCGGAGGTGCGCATCAAGCTGGTGAAGGGCGAGACCGCGCGAGTGTTCGAGCTGCCGCATCGAGTGAAGGTGAGCGCGGACCTGTTCGGTGAGCTGAAGAGCATTCTCGGACCCAACTGCCTGAGCTAG
- a CDS encoding RluA family pseudouridine synthase, with the protein MTSQSRSLHLPDGLEGVRVDAGLAKLFGFSRSFAAEICELDGVSVDGSLAGKSDRLHAGSWIEVTWHTKEPVRIVPIAVPDLTVVYDDDSIIVINKPAGVAAHPSVGWTGPTVPGALAAAGYRISTSGAAERAGIVHRLDVGTSGLMVVAKSELAYTALKRAFHDREVEKIYHAVVQGHPDPLAGTIEAPIGRHPSSAWKFAVMSDGKHAVTHYETLEAFPSASLLEIHLETGRTHQIRVHMAAQRHPCVGDAMYGADPSITTRLGLGRQWLHAKQLAFHHPESNDWVTFNAPYAPDLAHGLSVLRGD; encoded by the coding sequence ATGACCTCCCAGTCTCGATCCCTGCACCTTCCCGATGGACTTGAGGGGGTGCGGGTAGACGCGGGTCTGGCCAAACTGTTCGGGTTCTCCCGCAGCTTCGCCGCCGAGATTTGCGAGCTCGACGGGGTGAGCGTTGATGGTTCCCTGGCTGGCAAGTCGGATCGGCTCCATGCCGGAAGCTGGATCGAGGTGACCTGGCACACCAAGGAGCCCGTGCGGATCGTGCCGATTGCGGTACCCGACCTCACGGTTGTGTATGACGATGACAGCATCATTGTCATCAACAAGCCAGCGGGCGTCGCCGCTCACCCGAGTGTGGGTTGGACCGGTCCCACGGTACCGGGGGCGCTTGCTGCCGCTGGCTATCGTATTTCAACATCCGGTGCGGCGGAACGGGCCGGAATCGTGCACCGACTCGACGTGGGAACCAGCGGCCTGATGGTCGTTGCCAAGTCGGAGTTGGCCTACACGGCTCTCAAGCGTGCTTTCCACGACCGTGAAGTGGAGAAGATTTACCATGCCGTCGTTCAGGGTCATCCCGACCCGCTGGCGGGGACCATTGAGGCGCCGATCGGGCGTCACCCCAGCTCCGCGTGGAAATTTGCCGTGATGAGTGATGGCAAGCATGCTGTGACGCACTACGAAACGCTGGAGGCCTTCCCCTCCGCCTCGCTGCTGGAAATTCACCTCGAAACCGGTCGTACGCATCAGATTCGCGTGCACATGGCGGCCCAGCGTCACCCCTGCGTGGGCGACGCCATGTACGGCGCCGATCCGAGCATCACGACCCGACTGGGTCTGGGGCGCCAGTGGCTGCACGCCAAGCAGCTCGCGTTCCACCACCCGGAGTCCAACGACTGGGTCACCTTCAATGCCCCGTACGCGCCAGACCTCGCGCACGGACTGTCCGTACTACGCGGCGACTAA
- the lspA gene encoding signal peptidase II, translated as MAPKTRTKRGTRALIVLALVALGIYALDQVSKYLVVANMAEGEIVRVLNDVLQLHFVRNPGAAFSLASGSTWIFSIIAAAVVVFIIWFARRIRSLTWGLVFGLLLGGVLGNLTDRLVRQPSFGEGHVVDFLSTPWLIPAIYNVADMAIVTSMVIFMILTIRGIGLDGEKVVEVKKVPKTDAAVEPDAHSALPTHDDTKPHSGIAP; from the coding sequence TTGGCGCCTAAGACTCGCACGAAGCGTGGCACTCGCGCGCTGATCGTTCTCGCGCTCGTGGCGCTGGGAATCTATGCGCTCGATCAGGTGAGTAAGTACCTCGTCGTGGCCAACATGGCTGAGGGCGAAATCGTCCGGGTTCTGAATGACGTGCTGCAATTGCACTTCGTTCGGAACCCGGGCGCTGCGTTTTCCCTCGCCAGTGGGTCTACATGGATTTTTTCCATCATTGCCGCGGCCGTCGTCGTGTTCATCATCTGGTTTGCTCGGCGCATCCGCTCGCTCACCTGGGGTCTGGTCTTCGGGCTACTCCTCGGCGGGGTCCTCGGAAACCTCACCGACCGGTTGGTGCGTCAGCCCAGCTTCGGCGAGGGTCATGTTGTCGATTTCCTGTCGACGCCGTGGCTGATCCCGGCAATTTACAACGTGGCCGACATGGCCATTGTCACGAGCATGGTGATCTTCATGATCCTCACCATTCGTGGAATAGGCCTCGACGGTGAAAAGGTCGTCGAGGTGAAGAAAGTACCGAAAACGGATGCCGCCGTGGAGCCGGACGCTCACTCGGCGTTACCAACGCACGACGACACAAAGCCTCACAGCGGAATTGCCCCATGA
- a CDS encoding DivIVA domain-containing protein has translation MALTPEDVVNKRFQSTKFREGYDQDEVDDFLDEVVVELRRLTSENEELRGRITADGGVIAASVGSENATASAAVAAPEAVVEAVKPAEVVPVAVVVPEPIDETAGTTNLLQLARRLHEEHVKEGAEKRDALIAEGHATAARVIAEAEAKQRAQMKVLDQERSVLETKIEGLRTFEREYRLKLKSYIEGQLQDLDAASSVGAGVSSDSKSSFQGFGA, from the coding sequence ATGGCGCTAACTCCGGAAGATGTAGTCAATAAGCGGTTCCAGTCAACCAAGTTCCGTGAGGGATATGACCAGGACGAGGTTGATGACTTTCTCGATGAGGTCGTCGTTGAGTTGCGTCGTCTCACGTCGGAAAATGAAGAGCTTCGCGGGCGGATCACCGCCGATGGCGGAGTCATTGCCGCATCCGTCGGTTCCGAGAACGCCACCGCTTCCGCGGCTGTTGCAGCTCCGGAAGCCGTTGTCGAGGCCGTCAAGCCCGCCGAGGTCGTCCCGGTCGCCGTCGTTGTGCCCGAGCCGATTGACGAGACCGCGGGAACGACAAACCTGCTTCAGCTCGCTCGTCGCCTGCACGAAGAGCACGTGAAGGAAGGCGCTGAGAAGCGTGACGCCCTCATTGCCGAAGGTCACGCCACTGCTGCACGCGTCATTGCCGAGGCCGAGGCCAAGCAGCGCGCGCAGATGAAGGTCCTCGATCAGGAACGCTCCGTTCTCGAGACGAAGATCGAGGGACTGCGCACCTTCGAGCGCGAGTACCGTCTCAAGCTCAAGAGCTACATTGAGGGTCAGCTTCAGGACCTCGACGCCGCGTCCTCCGTTGGTGCCGGCGTATCGAGTGACTCGAAGTCCAGCTTCCAGGGCTTTGGCGCCTAA
- a CDS encoding YggT family protein has translation MGVIGGLLYFVFLLYFFVLWGRFIVDLVRGVNRGWRPQNFTLVLVDLVYRLTDPPILFFRKLIPPLRIGPIALDFGFTLTMLGTIVGMSLAGALQRL, from the coding sequence GTGGGTGTAATCGGCGGGCTCCTGTATTTCGTTTTCCTCCTGTACTTCTTTGTGCTCTGGGGCCGCTTCATCGTAGACCTCGTGCGCGGGGTGAATCGTGGGTGGCGGCCGCAGAATTTCACCCTCGTTCTGGTCGACCTTGTTTACCGGCTCACAGATCCTCCTATTCTCTTTTTCCGCAAACTGATTCCCCCGCTTCGCATTGGCCCGATCGCACTCGACTTCGGGTTCACGCTCACCATGCTGGGCACGATCGTGGGCATGTCCCTCGCCGGTGCTCTGCAGCGGCTCTGA